One genomic window of Neisseria sp. oral taxon 014 str. F0314 includes the following:
- the ilvA gene encoding threonine ammonia-lyase, biosynthetic, with the protein MNTRPSYSDYLIRILTASVYDVAVETPLEQARSLSGRLKNNILLKREDLQPVFSFKIRGAYNKMAKLPKESLARGVIAASAGNHAQGVALSAQRLGCRAVIVMPETSPQIKIDAVKNRGAEVVLKGVSYNDAYDHAMELAAKDNLTYIAPFDDPDVIAGQGTVGMEIVRQRADKINAVFVPIGGGGLAAGVAAFIKQVRPDIKVIGVQTNDSCGMKQSVEHGSVVHLKDVGLFSDGTAVKVVGDETFRLCRDLLDEIITVDTDAICGAIKDIFDDTRSIMEPAGALALAGLKAYIQRNGVEGQTLVAVTSGANINFHRLRHVSERSELGEGNEGIFAVTIPEQPGSFLKFINLLGNRSITEFNYRYGDDKNAHIFVGIQTAGSRDLAVISQQLAAAGLPNQDLTDDEIAKIHIRYMVGGRTDKVQNERLISFEFPERPGALARFLNHMQSDWNITLFHYRNHGADYGRILVGIDVPPKDGQAFEQFLERLGYFYQDETRNAAYKLFLA; encoded by the coding sequence ATGAACACCCGCCCATCCTATTCCGACTACCTCATCCGCATCCTGACTGCTTCCGTTTACGATGTGGCGGTCGAAACCCCTTTGGAGCAGGCGCGCAGCCTTTCAGGCCGTCTGAAAAACAATATCCTGCTCAAACGCGAAGACTTACAGCCTGTTTTCTCGTTCAAAATCCGCGGCGCATACAACAAAATGGCCAAACTGCCGAAAGAGTCACTGGCTCGCGGCGTGATTGCCGCCAGCGCGGGCAACCATGCGCAGGGGGTGGCGCTCTCGGCGCAACGGCTGGGTTGCCGCGCGGTCATCGTAATGCCTGAAACCTCGCCGCAGATTAAGATTGATGCGGTTAAAAACCGCGGAGCCGAAGTGGTGCTCAAAGGCGTGTCTTACAACGATGCCTACGACCATGCGATGGAACTGGCTGCAAAAGACAATCTGACCTATATCGCGCCGTTTGACGATCCCGATGTGATTGCTGGACAGGGCACCGTCGGTATGGAAATCGTGCGCCAGCGGGCGGACAAAATCAATGCCGTGTTCGTCCCAATAGGCGGCGGCGGGCTGGCCGCAGGTGTGGCCGCGTTTATCAAGCAAGTCCGCCCTGATATTAAAGTCATCGGCGTACAAACCAACGATTCCTGCGGCATGAAACAGTCGGTGGAACATGGCAGCGTCGTGCACTTGAAAGATGTCGGCCTGTTTTCAGACGGCACCGCCGTAAAAGTCGTCGGAGACGAAACCTTCCGCCTCTGCCGCGACCTGCTCGACGAAATCATCACCGTCGATACCGATGCCATATGCGGCGCCATTAAAGATATTTTCGACGATACCCGCAGCATCATGGAACCGGCCGGCGCCTTGGCGTTGGCCGGCTTGAAAGCCTACATTCAGCGCAACGGCGTGGAAGGCCAAACATTGGTAGCCGTTACCAGCGGCGCCAACATCAATTTCCACCGCCTGCGCCACGTTTCGGAACGCAGCGAACTGGGCGAAGGCAACGAAGGTATTTTCGCCGTAACCATCCCCGAGCAACCCGGAAGTTTCCTAAAGTTTATCAATCTGTTAGGCAATCGCAGTATCACCGAATTCAACTACCGCTACGGTGATGACAAAAACGCGCATATCTTTGTCGGCATTCAAACCGCCGGTTCACGCGACCTAGCCGTCATCAGCCAGCAACTGGCCGCCGCCGGCCTGCCCAACCAAGACCTGACCGACGACGAAATCGCCAAAATCCATATCCGCTACATGGTCGGCGGCCGCACCGACAAAGTACAGAACGAACGCCTGATCAGCTTTGAATTTCCTGAACGGCCGGGCGCATTGGCACGTTTTCTCAACCACATGCAAAGCGATTGGAACATCACTCTGTTCCATTACCGAAACCACGGTGCAGATTACGGCCGCATTCTGGTCGGCATCGACGTACCACCGAAAGACGGGCAAGCCTTCGAGCAGTTTTTGGAAAGATTGGGCTACTTTTATCAGGACGAAACCCGAAACGCCGCCTACAAACTCTTTTTGGCTTGA
- a CDS encoding D-alanyl-D-alanine carboxypeptidase family protein translates to MKKTLLSLILAALTAGNAAAAPQQAAPAKNQAASAPAAAKEAKPADRPASAPASKTASEPANQTASAAGAEARPSGALSPAAVPQIAATAFIVKDLQSNQVLAANNPDNLIEPASLTKMMTAYLTFKALEDGTLKADEMLTVSDAGWHTEGSRMFLNPHVPVSVSDLLKGMIVQSGNDAAITLAEAIGGIGNDSEQTETPKPPLENFVAMMNMEAKRLGMNHTRFNNPTGLASERHLSTVSDLALLAAALIRDYPKYYPIFSLKSFRYNGIEQPNRNLLLFRDSSVDGLKTGHTESAGYNLAASSNRNGRRIITIVVGAESTEARASESGKLLNWALQAFDTPKLYDAGEVISQVKVYKGSANAVKIGFADDTYITIPHGSGHRIRPVLETEQPVLAPIEKGSILGKLKIMNGKEVLAEKNVVALTSVEEDNWFGRTWDSIVLWFKSVFG, encoded by the coding sequence ATGAAGAAAACGCTACTCAGCCTCATACTCGCCGCACTTACCGCAGGAAATGCCGCCGCTGCGCCGCAACAGGCCGCTCCGGCCAAAAATCAGGCCGCATCCGCACCGGCCGCCGCCAAAGAAGCGAAACCGGCCGACCGGCCCGCTTCCGCTCCTGCTTCCAAAACAGCTTCGGAACCGGCAAACCAAACCGCTTCCGCAGCCGGAGCGGAAGCCCGGCCTTCCGGAGCACTCAGCCCCGCCGCCGTGCCGCAAATTGCCGCAACCGCCTTTATCGTCAAAGACTTGCAAAGCAATCAGGTGTTGGCCGCCAATAATCCCGATAATCTGATAGAGCCGGCATCGTTAACCAAGATGATGACCGCTTATCTGACTTTCAAAGCATTGGAAGACGGCACGCTTAAAGCCGACGAAATGCTGACCGTTTCCGATGCGGGCTGGCACACCGAAGGCTCGCGCATGTTCCTGAACCCGCATGTTCCCGTCAGTGTCAGCGACCTGCTCAAAGGTATGATCGTCCAGTCCGGCAACGATGCCGCCATTACTTTGGCCGAAGCCATCGGCGGCATCGGCAACGATTCGGAACAAACCGAAACGCCCAAACCCCCGCTGGAAAATTTCGTCGCCATGATGAACATGGAAGCCAAACGTCTGGGCATGAATCACACCCGTTTCAACAACCCTACCGGACTGGCTTCCGAAAGGCATTTGTCCACCGTCAGCGATTTGGCGCTGCTGGCCGCCGCCCTGATTCGGGATTATCCGAAATACTATCCGATATTTTCGCTTAAATCGTTCAGATACAACGGCATCGAGCAACCCAACCGCAACCTGCTCCTTTTCCGCGACAGCAGCGTCGACGGCTTGAAAACCGGCCATACGGAAAGCGCAGGTTACAACCTCGCCGCTTCCAGCAACCGCAACGGCCGCCGCATTATCACCATCGTGGTCGGCGCCGAATCCACCGAGGCGCGCGCTTCCGAAAGCGGCAAACTGCTCAACTGGGCGTTGCAGGCGTTCGACACGCCGAAACTGTATGACGCAGGCGAAGTGATTTCGCAGGTCAAAGTTTATAAAGGCAGTGCCAACGCGGTGAAAATCGGCTTTGCCGACGATACCTACATCACCATCCCGCACGGTTCCGGCCACCGCATCAGACCCGTATTGGAAACCGAACAGCCCGTACTCGCTCCGATTGAGAAAGGCAGCATTTTAGGCAAACTGAAAATCATGAACGGCAAAGAAGTCTTGGCTGAAAAAAATGTCGTCGCGCTGACCTCCGTCGAAGAAGACAACTGGTTCGGTCGGACTTGGGACAGCATCGTCCTTTGGTTTAAAAGCGTGTTCGGCTGA
- a CDS encoding proline--tRNA ligase translates to MKASQFFISTLKEAPAEAALASHKLMIRAGLIKANASGLYTWMPMGLRVLRKVENVVREEMARAGSVELLMPVVQPAELWQESGRWEFYGKELLRLKDRHDRDFCMGPTCEEVIADIVRKEINSYKQLPKNFYHIQTKFRDEVRPRFGVMRAREFVMKDAYSFHADYASLQTTYDAMYDAYCRIFTRLGLEFRPVAADTGSIGGTDSHEFQVLAESGEDVIAYSDTSDYAANVELAPTLPLKGERAAAQAELTKVHTPNVKTIDSLVDFLSIPIEKTLKSIVVEGENEGEIVLLLLRGDHEFNDIKAEKLAGVKSPLTMADPAAIRAQFGANGGSLGPVGFTGKVYADFATEKGADWVIGANEDDYHYTGFNFGRDAAEPEFVDLRNVVEGDESPDGQGRLKLARGIEVGHVFQLRDKYTQAMNVSFLDNNGKSQIMEMGCYGIGITRVVAAAIEQNNDEKGIIWTKAMAPFEVVIVPMNYKKSDAVREAADKIYTELLAAGADVLLDDRDERAGVLLNDSELLGIPHRIVIGDRALKEGNVEYAERRDNEAQTVPTDEIAAKVLAALK, encoded by the coding sequence ATGAAAGCCAGCCAATTTTTCATTTCCACCCTGAAAGAAGCCCCTGCCGAAGCCGCGCTTGCCAGCCACAAGCTGATGATTCGCGCCGGTCTGATTAAAGCCAACGCATCCGGCCTTTATACTTGGATGCCGATGGGGCTGCGCGTGTTGCGCAAAGTCGAAAACGTCGTGCGCGAAGAAATGGCGCGCGCGGGCAGCGTGGAGTTGCTGATGCCGGTGGTGCAGCCTGCCGAGCTGTGGCAGGAATCCGGCCGCTGGGAATTTTACGGTAAAGAACTGCTGCGCCTGAAAGACCGCCACGACCGCGATTTCTGCATGGGCCCGACCTGCGAGGAAGTCATCGCCGACATCGTGCGCAAAGAAATCAACAGCTACAAACAGCTGCCGAAAAACTTTTACCACATCCAAACTAAATTCCGCGACGAAGTGCGCCCGCGCTTCGGCGTGATGCGCGCGCGAGAGTTCGTCATGAAAGATGCCTATTCCTTCCATGCTGACTACGCTTCGCTTCAGACGACCTACGATGCCATGTACGACGCTTACTGCCGCATCTTCACCCGTCTGGGCTTGGAATTCCGTCCCGTCGCCGCAGACACCGGCAGCATCGGCGGCACCGATTCGCACGAGTTTCAAGTGTTGGCGGAAAGCGGCGAAGATGTGATTGCATACAGCGACACTTCCGATTACGCCGCCAATGTCGAGCTGGCTCCGACCTTGCCGCTCAAAGGCGAACGCGCGGCTGCTCAGGCAGAGCTGACCAAGGTACACACGCCGAACGTTAAAACCATTGATTCATTGGTTGATTTCCTCAGCATTCCGATTGAAAAAACACTGAAATCCATTGTCGTCGAAGGCGAAAACGAAGGCGAAATCGTCTTATTGCTGTTGCGCGGCGACCATGAGTTCAACGACATCAAAGCCGAAAAACTCGCAGGCGTAAAATCGCCGCTGACCATGGCAGACCCTGCCGCCATCCGCGCGCAGTTCGGCGCAAACGGCGGCTCGCTCGGCCCGGTCGGCTTCACAGGCAAAGTCTATGCCGATTTCGCCACCGAAAAAGGCGCGGACTGGGTTATCGGCGCGAACGAAGACGACTACCACTATACCGGTTTCAACTTCGGCCGCGATGCCGCCGAGCCTGAGTTTGTCGATTTGCGCAACGTCGTCGAAGGTGACGAAAGCCCCGACGGACAAGGCCGTCTGAAACTGGCGCGCGGCATCGAAGTCGGACACGTCTTCCAATTGCGCGACAAATACACCCAAGCCATGAACGTGAGCTTCCTCGACAACAACGGCAAATCGCAAATCATGGAAATGGGCTGCTACGGTATCGGCATCACCCGCGTCGTTGCCGCCGCCATCGAGCAGAACAACGACGAAAAAGGCATCATCTGGACAAAAGCGATGGCGCCGTTTGAAGTCGTTATCGTACCGATGAACTACAAAAAATCAGACGCCGTGCGCGAAGCCGCCGACAAAATCTATACTGAACTGCTGGCGGCAGGCGCGGACGTCCTCCTCGACGACCGCGACGAACGCGCAGGCGTACTGCTCAACGACTCCGAGCTTCTGGGCATCCCGCACCGCATCGTCATCGGCGACCGTGCCTTGAAAGAAGGCAATGTCGAATACGCCGAACGCCGCGACAACGAAGCGCAGACTGTACCGACGGACGAAATCGCCGCGAAAGTGCTGGCAGCGTTGAAATAA
- the fghA gene encoding S-formylglutathione hydrolase: MSLKLLSRAKMFNGHQEQYRCFSETCRTDMSFGIYLPPQVLKGYPAPVLYFLSGLNSDSSELIRQTGIQRFAAQWNIIVVFPDTSPRGSHISDSTDEFIGQGAGFYVDAVEQPWAAHYQMYSHISRELPDWVERHFPATQERSIAGFSMGGHGALSIALKNSSRYAAVSAFAPLCHPTASRGGKQAFAAYLGKESDAWQAYDSTSLVQTASRKLPILIDQGGADPLFPDELQPEAFVNAARANGFNVQYKVRPGYGHNYFFIASFIDSHIEFHAEALGL; encoded by the coding sequence ATGTCCCTCAAACTGCTTTCCCGTGCCAAAATGTTCAACGGCCATCAGGAACAATACCGCTGCTTTTCCGAAACCTGCCGAACCGATATGAGCTTCGGCATCTACCTGCCGCCGCAGGTATTGAAAGGCTATCCCGCGCCGGTCTTGTATTTTTTGTCGGGATTGAACAGCGACAGCTCGGAACTGATACGCCAAACCGGCATCCAACGTTTCGCCGCGCAATGGAACATCATCGTCGTTTTTCCCGACACTTCGCCGCGCGGCAGCCATATCAGCGACAGCACGGACGAGTTTATCGGACAAGGCGCGGGATTTTACGTCGATGCGGTCGAACAGCCGTGGGCGGCGCATTATCAGATGTACAGTCATATCAGCCGCGAACTGCCCGATTGGGTGGAACGGCATTTCCCCGCCACCCAAGAGCGCAGCATCGCAGGTTTCAGCATGGGCGGGCACGGTGCGCTTTCCATCGCCCTGAAAAACTCCAGCCGCTATGCCGCCGTTTCCGCGTTCGCCCCCTTGTGCCATCCGACCGCCAGCCGAGGCGGAAAACAGGCGTTTGCCGCCTATTTGGGCAAGGAGTCGGATGCTTGGCAGGCATACGACAGTACATCGCTCGTTCAGACGGCCTCCCGCAAACTGCCGATACTCATCGACCAAGGCGGCGCCGACCCGCTGTTCCCCGACGAACTGCAACCCGAAGCCTTCGTCAACGCCGCCCGCGCCAACGGCTTCAACGTGCAATACAAAGTCCGCCCCGGCTATGGACACAATTATTTCTTTATCGCCAGCTTTATCGATTCGCATATCGAATTTCATGCGGAGGCACTGGGTTTGTAA
- the mutL gene encoding DNA mismatch repair endonuclease MutL, with protein sequence MSRIAALPDHLVNQIAAGEVVERPANALKEIVENSIDADATAIEVELAGGGIRLIRVSDNGGGIHPDDIELALHRHATSKIKTLNDLEHVASMGFRGEGLASIASVSRLTLTSRQDGSAHATQVKAEDGKLSNPTAAAHPVGTTIEAAELFFNTPARRKFLKSENTEYAHCATMLERLALAHPHIAFSLKRDGKQVFKLPAQNLHERIAAIVGEDFQAAASLEIDSGNGALRLYGAIAKPTFAKGKTDKQYCFVNHRFVRDKVMLHAVKQAYRDVLHNALTPAFVLFLDLPPEAVDVNVHPTKTEIRFRDSQQVHQLVFHTLNKALADTRADLTESVGNAGEVLHEITGIRPAATSSENEHSGFHPNPTASSENIFAAAPSAHTSEPRNAFSSGKTAPMPYQAARAPQQRSLSLRESRAALNTYAELFKNTAADEADIELAQFEQARFGSTSATSSENSARSFSDDPKPELPPLGFAIAQLLGIYILAQAEDSLLLIDMHAAAERVNYEKMKRQRQENGNLQSQRLLIPVTFAASHEECAALADHADTLAGFGLELSDMGGNTLAVRAVPAMLGKADVVSLAKDVLGELAQVGSSQTIEEHENHILATMSCHGSVRAGRQLTLPEMNALLRDMENTPRSNQCNHGRPTWVKLTLKELDALFLRGQ encoded by the coding sequence ATGTCCCGAATCGCCGCCCTGCCCGACCACCTCGTCAACCAAATCGCCGCCGGCGAAGTGGTCGAACGCCCCGCCAACGCCCTCAAAGAAATCGTCGAAAACAGCATAGACGCAGACGCGACGGCGATTGAAGTCGAGCTGGCAGGCGGCGGTATCCGCCTCATCCGCGTCAGCGACAACGGCGGCGGCATCCACCCCGACGACATCGAACTCGCGCTCCACCGCCACGCCACCAGCAAAATCAAAACCTTAAACGATTTGGAACACGTCGCCAGCATGGGCTTTCGCGGCGAAGGCTTGGCAAGCATCGCTTCCGTCAGCCGCCTGACCCTGACCAGCCGCCAAGACGGCAGCGCACACGCGACCCAAGTCAAAGCCGAAGACGGCAAACTCAGCAACCCCACCGCCGCCGCCCATCCTGTCGGCACCACCATCGAAGCTGCCGAACTCTTCTTCAACACCCCCGCGCGGCGCAAGTTTCTCAAATCCGAAAACACCGAATACGCCCACTGCGCCACCATGCTCGAACGCCTCGCGCTGGCGCATCCGCACATCGCCTTCTCGCTCAAACGCGACGGCAAGCAAGTGTTCAAACTCCCCGCCCAAAACCTGCACGAACGCATAGCCGCCATCGTCGGCGAAGACTTTCAGGCGGCAGCATCCTTAGAAATCGACAGCGGCAACGGCGCGCTGCGGCTTTACGGCGCCATCGCCAAACCCACCTTCGCCAAAGGCAAAACCGACAAACAATACTGCTTCGTCAACCACCGCTTCGTGCGCGACAAAGTCATGCTCCACGCCGTCAAACAGGCATACCGCGACGTATTACACAACGCCCTTACCCCCGCCTTCGTCCTCTTCCTCGACCTGCCACCCGAAGCCGTGGACGTCAACGTCCACCCCACCAAAACCGAAATCCGCTTCCGCGACAGCCAGCAGGTACACCAACTCGTGTTCCACACCCTCAACAAAGCCCTCGCCGACACCCGCGCCGACTTGACCGAAAGCGTCGGCAACGCAGGCGAAGTGTTACACGAAATCACTGGCATCCGTCCCGCGGCAACGTCGTCTGAAAACGAGCATAGCGGGTTCCACCCAAACCCGACCGCGTCGTCTGAAAACATTTTCGCCGCCGCACCCAGCGCACACACTTCCGAACCGCGCAACGCCTTCAGTTCAGGCAAAACCGCACCCATGCCCTATCAGGCAGCACGCGCGCCGCAGCAACGCAGCCTGTCCCTGCGCGAAAGCCGCGCCGCCCTCAACACCTACGCCGAACTCTTCAAAAACACCGCAGCCGATGAAGCCGATATCGAGTTGGCACAATTCGAACAAGCCCGCTTCGGCAGCACATCCGCCACGTCGTCTGAAAACTCCGCACGCAGCTTTTCAGACGACCCCAAACCCGAACTGCCGCCGCTCGGCTTCGCCATCGCCCAATTATTAGGCATCTACATCCTCGCCCAAGCCGAAGACAGCCTGCTGCTCATCGACATGCACGCTGCCGCCGAGCGTGTCAACTACGAAAAAATGAAACGCCAGCGGCAAGAAAACGGCAACCTGCAAAGCCAACGCCTGCTCATCCCCGTTACCTTCGCCGCGTCCCACGAAGAATGCGCCGCCCTCGCCGACCACGCCGACACACTGGCAGGCTTCGGGCTGGAACTGTCCGACATGGGCGGCAACACCCTCGCCGTCCGCGCCGTCCCCGCCATGCTCGGCAAAGCCGACGTCGTCTCGCTCGCCAAAGACGTATTGGGCGAACTCGCCCAAGTCGGCAGCAGCCAAACCATCGAAGAACACGAAAACCACATCCTCGCCACCATGTCCTGCCACGGCTCCGTCCGCGCCGGCCGCCAGCTCACCCTGCCCGAAATGAACGCCCTCCTGCGCGACATGGAAAACACCCCGCGCAGCAACCAATGCAACCACGGCCGCCCGACCTGGGTGAAACTGACGCTGAAAGAACTGGACGCACTGTTCTTACGCGGACAATAA
- the argB gene encoding acetylglutamate kinase: MNKTEHLSPAAKAEILSEALPYIRRFSGCTIVIKYGGNAMTEPRLKEGFAKDVALLKLVGINPVVVHGGGPQINDMLGKIGKEGEFVQGMRVTDGETMDIVEMVLGGHVNKEIVSLINNHGGKAVGITGRDSHFIRARKLLLETPEGGQADIGQVGEIESIDTSLIKDLISLGRIPVVAPIGVGRHGEAFNINADLVAGRLAEELSAEKLLMMTNIAGVIDKQGRLLTNLTPMRIEGLIADGTLYGGMLPKISSALEAATNGVKATHIIDGRVPNALLLEIFTDSGIGSMILGQD; encoded by the coding sequence ATGAATAAGACCGAACACCTCTCCCCCGCAGCCAAAGCCGAAATCCTCTCCGAAGCCCTGCCTTACATCCGCCGCTTCTCCGGCTGCACCATCGTCATCAAATACGGCGGCAACGCCATGACCGAACCGCGTTTGAAAGAAGGTTTCGCCAAAGACGTCGCCCTGCTGAAACTGGTCGGCATCAATCCCGTGGTGGTTCACGGCGGCGGCCCGCAGATTAACGATATGCTGGGCAAAATCGGCAAAGAGGGGGAATTTGTGCAGGGAATGCGCGTTACCGACGGCGAAACGATGGACATCGTCGAAATGGTGCTCGGCGGTCATGTGAACAAAGAAATCGTTTCGCTGATTAACAACCACGGCGGCAAAGCCGTCGGCATCACCGGCCGCGACAGCCACTTTATCCGGGCCAGGAAACTTTTGCTGGAAACTCCGGAAGGCGGACAGGCGGACATCGGGCAGGTCGGCGAAATCGAGAGCATAGACACTTCGCTGATTAAAGACCTGATCAGTTTGGGCAGAATCCCCGTGGTCGCCCCCATCGGCGTGGGCAGGCACGGCGAGGCGTTCAATATCAACGCCGATTTGGTGGCGGGCAGGCTGGCGGAAGAATTGAGCGCCGAAAAACTGCTGATGATGACCAATATCGCCGGCGTGATAGACAAACAGGGCCGCCTTCTGACCAATCTGACCCCGATGCGCATCGAAGGGCTGATTGCCGACGGTACGCTCTACGGCGGAATGCTGCCGAAAATCAGTTCCGCACTCGAAGCCGCCACCAACGGCGTGAAGGCCACCCACATCATCGACGGCCGCGTCCCCAACGCGCTGCTGCTGGAGATTTTCACTGATTCGGGCATCGGTTCGATGATTCTGGGACAGGATTGA
- a CDS encoding macro domain-containing protein: MKSIRGNLLALARSGRFDVIVHGCNCRHAMGAGIAKQIKDSFPEAWAADLATPAGAEKLGQISTAETDCDGHRLTVVNAYTQDDWQGDGVLLDYDALRRAMREVKRRFGGKRIAYPKIGAGLARGDWSKIAAIIDEELAGETHTLVEYGDTDTEAV; the protein is encoded by the coding sequence ATGAAGAGCATCCGTGGAAATCTGCTTGCGCTGGCCCGGTCCGGCCGGTTTGACGTCATCGTCCACGGCTGCAACTGCCGCCACGCGATGGGCGCGGGCATTGCCAAACAGATTAAAGACAGCTTTCCCGAAGCCTGGGCCGCCGACCTGGCCACGCCCGCCGGCGCAGAGAAACTGGGGCAAATCAGCACCGCCGAAACCGATTGCGACGGCCACCGTCTAACTGTCGTCAACGCCTACACTCAAGACGACTGGCAGGGAGACGGCGTTTTACTGGATTACGATGCACTGCGCCGCGCCATGCGCGAAGTGAAACGGCGTTTCGGCGGCAAACGCATCGCCTATCCGAAAATCGGCGCCGGACTGGCGCGCGGCGACTGGTCGAAAATCGCCGCGATTATCGATGAAGAGCTGGCCGGCGAAACGCACACGCTGGTGGAATACGGCGATACAGACACAGAGGCCGTCTGA
- a CDS encoding M14-type cytosolic carboxypeptidase, translating to MIKISTQFDAGSVTVKDSSDPDNIRLALRPDNASHFAQWFYFRLQGAAYQNCVMHFENAADAAYPQGWEDYQACASYDRQNWFRVPTTYENGVLAINHTPLSNSVYYAYFEPYSYEQHLNLLGDAQGSGLCRIDDLGSTVQGRDINLLTIGNQAESDLKIWIIARQHPGETMAEWFVEGLLGRLLDPQDPTARTLLDRATFYIVPNMNPDGSVLGNLRTNAAGANLNREWENPTLEKSPEVFLVREKMLETGVDLFLDIHGDESLPFVFVAGTEGVPNYNPRIAALETQFKTALLSASPDFQDEYGYEKDAPGQANMTLATNWVGNRFSCLAFTLEMPFKDNLNLPDDDFGWNGQRSLRLGEAMLSAVLQISADLS from the coding sequence ATGATTAAAATCAGCACTCAATTCGACGCAGGTTCCGTTACCGTCAAAGATTCGTCCGACCCGGACAATATCCGGCTGGCACTGCGTCCCGACAACGCCTCGCACTTTGCGCAATGGTTCTATTTCCGGCTTCAGGGCGCGGCCTACCAGAATTGCGTGATGCACTTTGAAAACGCGGCGGATGCGGCCTATCCCCAAGGCTGGGAAGATTATCAGGCGTGCGCTTCCTACGACCGCCAAAACTGGTTCCGCGTGCCGACGACATACGAAAACGGCGTGCTGGCCATCAACCATACGCCGCTGTCCAACAGCGTGTATTACGCCTATTTCGAACCCTATTCCTACGAGCAGCATCTGAACCTTTTGGGCGACGCGCAAGGCAGCGGCCTCTGCCGCATCGACGACTTGGGCAGTACCGTGCAAGGCCGCGACATCAACCTGCTGACCATCGGCAATCAGGCCGAAAGCGATTTGAAAATTTGGATTATCGCCCGCCAGCATCCGGGCGAAACGATGGCGGAATGGTTCGTCGAAGGCCTGCTCGGCCGCCTGCTCGACCCGCAGGACCCGACCGCGCGCACCCTGCTCGACCGCGCCACTTTCTACATCGTGCCAAACATGAACCCGGACGGCTCGGTATTAGGCAACCTGCGCACCAATGCCGCCGGCGCAAACCTCAACCGCGAATGGGAAAATCCGACTTTGGAGAAAAGCCCCGAAGTATTCCTCGTGCGCGAAAAAATGCTGGAAACCGGCGTGGATTTGTTCCTAGACATCCACGGCGACGAAAGCCTGCCGTTTGTCTTTGTCGCCGGTACGGAAGGCGTGCCGAACTACAATCCGCGCATCGCCGCGCTGGAAACGCAGTTCAAAACCGCCCTGCTCTCTGCCAGCCCCGACTTCCAAGACGAATACGGCTATGAAAAAGACGCGCCCGGCCAGGCAAACATGACGCTGGCGACCAACTGGGTGGGCAACCGTTTCAGCTGCCTGGCCTTCACGCTGGAGATGCCGTTTAAAGACAACCTCAATCTGCCCGACGACGATTTCGGCTGGAACGGCCAACGTTCCCTGCGTTTGGGCGAAGCCATGCTGTCCGCCGTTTTGCAAATTTCGGCCGATTTGTCCTGA
- the lgt gene encoding prolipoprotein diacylglyceryl transferase encodes MMIHPQFDPVLISIGPLAIRWYALSYIVGFMLFLWLGRRRIAQGNTLFTREMLDDFLTWGILGVIIGGRLGYVLFYKFSTYIDHPLDIFKVWEGGMSFHGGFLGVLAAMWLFSRKHKISFLKTMDFVAPLVPLGLASGRIGNFINGELWGRVTDINAFWAMGFPQAHYEDVEAAAHNPLWAEWLQQYAMLPRHPSQLYQFALEGICLFIVLWIFSKKTRPDGQVASLFLAGYGFFRFLAEFARQPDDYLGLLTLGLSMGQWLSVPMIVLGAIGFVWFGRRGKAA; translated from the coding sequence ATGATGATTCACCCGCAGTTCGACCCCGTATTAATCAGCATCGGCCCGCTCGCCATCCGCTGGTATGCCCTGAGCTACATCGTCGGCTTTATGCTGTTTCTGTGGCTGGGCCGCCGCCGCATCGCGCAGGGCAATACATTGTTCACGCGCGAAATGCTCGACGACTTCCTGACTTGGGGCATCCTCGGCGTCATTATCGGCGGCCGGCTGGGTTATGTGCTGTTTTACAAATTCTCTACCTATATCGACCATCCGCTGGATATTTTCAAAGTATGGGAAGGCGGTATGTCGTTTCACGGCGGTTTTCTGGGCGTGCTTGCCGCCATGTGGCTGTTTAGCCGCAAACACAAAATCAGCTTTCTGAAAACCATGGATTTCGTCGCCCCGCTCGTCCCGCTGGGGCTGGCTTCCGGCCGCATCGGCAACTTCATCAACGGCGAACTCTGGGGCCGCGTTACCGACATCAACGCTTTTTGGGCGATGGGTTTTCCGCAAGCGCATTACGAAGATGTGGAAGCCGCCGCGCACAATCCGCTGTGGGCAGAGTGGCTGCAACAATACGCCATGCTGCCGCGCCATCCGTCGCAGCTTTACCAGTTCGCACTCGAAGGCATCTGCCTGTTTATCGTATTGTGGATTTTTTCGAAAAAAACGCGCCCCGACGGGCAGGTCGCCTCGCTGTTTCTGGCCGGATACGGCTTTTTCCGCTTCCTCGCCGAATTCGCCCGCCAGCCGGACGACTATCTGGGCCTGCTGACGCTCGGCCTGTCTATGGGACAGTGGCTGAGCGTTCCGATGATTGTCTTGGGTGCAATCGGTTTTGTCTGGTTCGGCAGACGCGGCAAAGCCGCCTAA